Proteins found in one Ktedonobacteraceae bacterium genomic segment:
- a CDS encoding NAD-dependent epimerase/dehydratase family protein: MRILVTGGAGFIGSHIVDSYIAAGHSVAVVDNLWEHGGKASNVNPKADFFKVDIRDQAALASVFDEVKPEVVNHQAAQMSVFVSTQDPKFDAEVNIIGLFNVLENAGRVGTRKIIFASTGAVYGSPDHFPITEKSELWPESPYGISKMAGEHYLREWALSNGRTYTILRYANIYGPRQDPYGEAGVIAIFINRFLTHQSIRIDWDGNQQRDFLYVGDLVRMHQLVLNAGDNEIFCVGTGVGTSVNEIYEHLAAILGYRPEIIRAPKRPGDFYKAYFSYSKAQTVLGWEPQVTLREGLKETVEFFRNQ; this comes from the coding sequence ATGAGAATATTAGTTACTGGCGGAGCTGGTTTCATAGGATCACACATTGTTGATAGCTACATAGCAGCGGGACACAGCGTGGCTGTTGTCGATAATTTATGGGAACATGGTGGGAAAGCGTCAAATGTCAATCCTAAAGCGGATTTCTTCAAAGTAGATATTAGAGATCAGGCTGCATTAGCCAGTGTCTTTGATGAGGTAAAGCCAGAGGTGGTGAACCATCAAGCTGCGCAAATGAGTGTCTTTGTCTCAACTCAAGACCCCAAATTTGATGCTGAAGTCAATATTATAGGTCTCTTCAATGTCTTAGAGAATGCTGGCCGGGTTGGCACTCGTAAAATCATTTTTGCCTCAACGGGTGCCGTTTACGGTAGCCCAGATCATTTTCCTATCACGGAGAAGTCGGAGTTATGGCCGGAATCTCCGTATGGAATTAGCAAAATGGCAGGAGAACATTATTTACGTGAATGGGCACTATCTAATGGAAGGACTTATACAATATTGCGTTATGCCAATATATATGGTCCGCGCCAAGACCCTTATGGGGAAGCTGGAGTAATTGCTATATTCATTAATCGCTTTCTCACGCACCAGTCGATACGTATTGATTGGGATGGCAACCAACAACGAGATTTTCTTTATGTAGGAGACCTCGTTCGGATGCATCAGCTTGTACTCAATGCAGGCGATAATGAAATATTTTGTGTGGGAACAGGAGTAGGAACATCAGTTAACGAAATTTACGAGCATTTGGCAGCCATCTTGGGGTACAGGCCAGAAATTATACGAGCTCCTAAACGCCCGGGTGACTTCTACAAGGCTTATTTTAGTTATTCTAAGGCTCAAACTGTTCTTGGATGGGAACCTCAAGTGACCCTGAGAGAAGGGTTAAAGGAAACAGTGGAGTTTTTCAGAAATCAATAA